The following proteins are co-located in the Bathymodiolus thermophilus thioautotrophic gill symbiont genome:
- a CDS encoding DUF2201 family putative metallopeptidase: MDTYPTWQDKSLIPEEKVRVVGEDIVQPAQENKLSDGDLETIKNRLTKARTQLILDKPFLGNLVLRLPLVAADSWCKTSATDAKSFYYNPEFIDSLNKHQVKFVLIHEALHCALTHFARRGNRTKHKWDLACDFAINPLLVKEGFHPPIDVPIFQQYAGMIAEEIYPMIDDNLNQEPMDQHLYDDQANDDSKQSDGGMREDQLQQDPKPQSEANEGKQGGSSSLAQQPAILRPDEIEKLATQWQKNLASSAQIAQQAGKLEGEFAKLIDFFLQPQVSWQSLLAQYMSALARDDFSYYRPSRRSGEAILPALKSHQIDITVAIDTSGSITQEEVDEFVSEVNAIKANLSASITLIACDDKLSEHSPWRFEAWDALQFPASLGGGKGTNFIPVFDYVDAQDRACDVLIYFTDAKGKFPEREPNYPVMWLVKGKEPIPWGARIQLQ, translated from the coding sequence ATGGACACATACCCAACATGGCAAGATAAATCACTAATACCCGAAGAAAAGGTTAGGGTAGTTGGTGAAGATATTGTGCAACCAGCACAAGAAAACAAATTGAGTGACGGTGATTTGGAGACCATTAAAAACAGATTAACTAAGGCACGCACGCAGTTGATTTTAGACAAGCCTTTTTTGGGTAATTTGGTGTTGCGTTTGCCGTTAGTGGCAGCAGATTCATGGTGTAAAACCAGTGCTACAGATGCCAAAAGTTTTTATTACAACCCCGAGTTTATTGATTCCCTTAATAAACATCAAGTTAAATTTGTTTTAATCCATGAGGCTTTACATTGTGCATTGACTCATTTTGCCCGTCGGGGTAACCGTACTAAGCATAAGTGGGATTTGGCTTGTGATTTTGCTATTAATCCGCTGCTGGTTAAGGAGGGGTTTCATCCGCCGATTGATGTGCCGATTTTTCAACAATATGCAGGGATGATTGCGGAAGAAATTTACCCAATGATTGATGACAATCTAAATCAAGAGCCAATGGATCAGCATTTATATGACGATCAAGCGAATGATGATTCCAAACAATCAGACGGCGGTATGCGGGAAGATCAACTACAACAAGATCCCAAGCCCCAAAGTGAGGCAAACGAGGGCAAGCAGGGTGGCTCTTCCTCTCTGGCGCAACAACCTGCTATTTTGCGTCCTGATGAGATTGAAAAACTTGCCACTCAATGGCAAAAAAACCTTGCTTCAAGCGCACAAATCGCCCAACAAGCGGGCAAATTAGAAGGCGAATTTGCCAAATTGATTGATTTCTTTTTGCAACCTCAGGTTTCGTGGCAATCATTGTTGGCGCAATATATGTCAGCACTTGCACGAGATGACTTTAGTTATTATCGCCCATCACGCAGGAGCGGAGAGGCCATTCTGCCCGCACTTAAATCTCATCAAATTGACATCACTGTCGCAATTGACACTTCTGGCTCTATTACACAAGAAGAAGTGGATGAGTTCGTCTCGGAAGTGAATGCCATTAAAGCCAATTTGAGTGCCAGTATTACTTTAATTGCCTGTGATGACAAACTCTCTGAGCATTCACCTTGGCGTTTTGAGGCTTGGGATGCATTGCAATTTCCTGCCTCTTTAGGGGGCGGAAAAGGGACTAATTTTATCCCTGTGTTTGATTATGTTGATGCGCAAGACAGGGCTTGTGATGTGTTAATTTACTTTACCGATGCCAAGGGGAAATTCCCTGAAAGGGAGCCTAATTACCCCGTTATGTGGCTGGTAAAAGGCAAAGAACCCATCCCGTGGGGCGCTAGGATACAATTACAATGA
- a CDS encoding AAA family ATPase, translating into MIKTLKTEIQKVIIGQEDLVDHLLIGLIAGGHILVESVPGLAKTTAINTLSKALGIQFKRIQFTPDLLPSDLTGAQIYNPKTGEFSVKKGPIFTNLLLADEINRAPAKVQAALLEVMAERQVTIADESFKLDQPFLVMATQNPVEQEGTYQLPEAQLDRFMLKTVLDYNTLDEELEVVRRVAINGFEQVEQVADIADIVKIRQQFEKIYVDDAVQNYMLKIIFATRYPQDYGLDSIKHYIEFGASPRASIDLYKASCAKALIRGNDFVTPLDIASVVTEVLQHRIVLSYQAQAENMSVKAIIKQILEAIPVP; encoded by the coding sequence ATGATAAAAACACTTAAAACAGAAATACAAAAAGTAATTATTGGGCAGGAGGACTTGGTTGACCATTTGTTAATTGGGTTGATTGCTGGTGGTCACATCTTGGTTGAAAGCGTACCGGGATTGGCAAAAACCACAGCAATTAACACTCTGTCCAAAGCCCTAGGGATTCAATTTAAACGCATTCAGTTTACACCAGATTTGCTACCCAGTGATTTGACAGGGGCGCAAATTTACAACCCAAAAACAGGTGAATTTAGCGTTAAAAAAGGGCCGATTTTCACCAATTTATTACTGGCTGATGAAATCAATCGTGCACCAGCCAAAGTGCAAGCCGCCTTGCTTGAAGTGATGGCAGAAAGGCAAGTGACTATTGCCGACGAAAGTTTTAAACTGGATCAACCTTTTTTAGTCATGGCAACCCAAAATCCAGTAGAACAAGAAGGAACCTATCAGTTGCCAGAAGCACAACTTGACCGTTTTATGCTAAAAACAGTGCTTGATTACAATACACTGGATGAAGAACTAGAAGTGGTTAGGCGAGTTGCTATTAATGGTTTTGAGCAGGTTGAGCAAGTAGCAGATATAGCAGATATTGTTAAAATTCGACAGCAGTTTGAGAAGATTTATGTGGATGATGCGGTGCAAAATTATATGTTAAAAATTATTTTTGCAACACGCTATCCACAAGATTATGGCTTGGATTCAATCAAGCACTATATTGAGTTTGGCGCCAGCCCAAGAGCAAGTATTGATTTATACAAAGCCAGTTGCGCCAAGGCGTTGATACGGGGTAATGATTTTGTTACGCCACTTGATATTGCCAGCGTGGTAACAGAAGTATTGCAACATAGAATCGTTTTAAGTTATCAAGCACAGGCTGAAAATATGAGCGTCAAAGCCATTATTAAGCAAATACTTGAGGCAATTCCAGTGCCATAA
- a CDS encoding dUTP diphosphatase — protein MNQIKQMFELQQKLNDATNGLIWTEGATKEGRQISWLRCIYMEAAEAIDSFNWKHWKDIEGEPDLDNVKVELVDIWHFIMSEAIHFGDTQFAEAYTDMQPERDINPELTVEILEKMLAVAASANVDKSQNALYEITGLFFKALATMNMDVPELYKRYLVKNQLNAFRQDHGYKDGTYVKLWGGVEDNVVAFKIMDDYPDLDPGQFYEKLEKVYTS, from the coding sequence ATGAATCAAATCAAACAAATGTTTGAATTACAACAAAAACTTAACGATGCTACCAACGGGCTTATTTGGACCGAAGGTGCCACCAAAGAAGGGCGACAAATCTCATGGTTGCGTTGTATTTATATGGAAGCCGCTGAGGCGATTGACTCGTTTAATTGGAAACACTGGAAAGACATCGAGGGTGAGCCAGATTTAGACAATGTCAAGGTTGAGTTGGTGGATATTTGGCATTTTATTATGTCTGAAGCGATTCACTTTGGCGACACTCAATTTGCCGAGGCTTACACTGATATGCAACCTGAAAGAGACATTAATCCAGAACTCACAGTAGAGATTTTGGAAAAAATGCTCGCCGTTGCCGCCAGTGCCAATGTTGATAAATCACAAAATGCTTTGTATGAAATTACAGGGCTTTTCTTTAAAGCACTGGCAACAATGAATATGGATGTCCCAGAACTCTATAAGCGTTATTTGGTTAAAAACCAGCTTAATGCTTTTAGACAAGACCACGGTTACAAAGACGGCACTTATGTTAAATTATGGGGTGGCGTTGAAGACAATGTGGTGGCTTTTAAGATCATGGATGATTATCCTGATCTTGACCCTGGGCAGTTTTACGAAAAATTAGAAAAGGTATATACATCATGA